The Pontibacter sp. SGAir0037 DNA segment CAATTCGACCACGAAAGCACCCGTGCAGAGTTTGCCAAATTCGCTTACGATTACGTTTGCGACCAGGAACGCTTCTATTATGTGTATGACGCGTTTAAGTTCGATAGTTATGTAAGAGAGCTGGAAGAGTATACCAGCAGAAGGTAATCTTATTTTGCTAATTTTTTAATGATGTAATATGCTGCGGCATATGAGTATATTCCCATAAAGAGCGAGGGCTACTGTGATGAACAGTAGCCCTCGCTCTTTATGGGAATATTAGTAGCGCATTCGAAAATTAACACATTAGCATATTAACTTATCGTAGTCTGTCTACCGACCTCACCAGATCTTCGTCGCGCTTGATAAAGCGGTTAGCTAAGGCATTCAGCAGTAAGCCAAGCACAGGCATAAAGAACCCTGCATGATAGTCACCGCTGTTGTTAGCCTGTACCATATCATTACCTACATAGGTAGCATAGTAAAAAGTTGTACCTAAAGTAGCAGCCAGAAGTAGCGAATTAAGAAGACCAAGCTTCATCTGGTTAAGACGGCTCTTGAACTGAAAAATCTCATAAAGCGCAATGACAGCTGCTGCAATGGCTAGCAGACCAATTGCTATAGTACCTCTGGAGGGGATGTCGCCTGCGCTGGCACTTTCACCTTGTGCGTTTAAAAAGTGAGATTTTAAATTCCAGGCAGTTAATACGACTGTTTCGTTTGTAGTAGCATCTGTTTTAGACCATAAAGGCAGAAACAGCATAGAAACCATCGCTACAACCACCAGAAATAGAAATACGGTTTGAATCCTTTGTATCATATAAGGGTTAATTTAACTTGCAAAGCAATGCAAAAGTAGCCAAAGACCTGTAAAACTAAAAAGATGCACACAGCTTATATTGTAGATATTATCAGAACACCCATCGGGAAGTATACCGGAGCTTTAAGTTCTGTGCGCCCGGACGACCTGGCGGCGCATGTACTTAACGAGCTGATGAAGCGTAATCCAGGTATAAGCCCGGAGCTGGTGGAGGATGTGGTGTTGGGTGCGGCAAACCAGGCAGGGGAAGATAACAGGAATGTAGCACGCATGGCTTTACTGCTGGCGGGGCTACCGCAGGAAATAGGGGGTGTTACCGTAAATCGCCTCTGCGCCTCAGGCTTACAGGCTATTATGGATGCCTCCCGTGCCATTACTTCCGGTGATGGGGAGGTATATATAGCAGGCGGTGTAGAAAGCATGACCCGTGCACCATTTGTGATGGCGAAAGCTGAAACAGCCTTTGCCCGAACAGCTGAAATATACGATACCACTATAGGCTGGCGGTTTGTAAATGAAAAACTCTCTGCCTTGCATTACCCGTTTGCCATGGGCGAAACAGCTGAGAATGTAGCAGAGCGCTATAATATCTCGCGCGCTCTGCAGGATGAGTTTGCCCATAGTTCGCAAACGAAGTACCAGGCAGCTGCCGATGCCGGTAAATTTAAAGATGAAATAGTGCCTGTGCCTGTTCCGCAGCGCAAAGCAGAACCCGTTATTTTCGATACAGATGAGCATCCGAGGCTTTCTTCGATAGAGAAATTAAATGCCTTATCGCCTGCCTTTAAAAAAGGAGGTACAGTAACCGCAGGCAATGCTTCAGGCATAAACGATGGAGCGGCTGCGTGTTTAGTGGTAAGCGAAGAGATGGTGAAGCGGCTTAACCTGCAGCCCATGGCTCGTGTAGTTGCCACAGCTGTAGCTGGAGTAGATCCGGCGCATATGGGCATGGGGCCTGTTCCGGCCACTATGAAAGCTTTAAAACGAGCTGGTTTAACTATAAATGATATAGGCTTAGCTGAAATTAATGAAGCTTTTGCAGCACAGGCTATTCCGTGTATGCAGCAGTTAGATATAGATCCTGCACTGGTAAATGTAAATGGAGGCTCCATTGCCATTGGGCATCCCCTGGGCGCCAGTGGCACCCGTATATCGGCCACATTACTGCATGAAATGAAACGGCGCAGCAACGTGCAGTATGGTTTAGCAACTATGTGCGTAGGCGTAGGGCAGGGAGCAGCCATTATTTATGAGAAACTATAAGCCCTACAGCCAAATAAACCTGCAAAACACATGCAGCGGGTTTTTTGTTTTATCTTTGCTGCATGCGTTATTTTTTAGAAATAGCTTACGATGGTACCCGCTTCCATGGCTGGCAAATACAACCCAATGCTCTTTCGGTACAGGAAG contains these protein-coding regions:
- a CDS encoding acetyl-CoA C-acyltransferase, with product MHTAYIVDIIRTPIGKYTGALSSVRPDDLAAHVLNELMKRNPGISPELVEDVVLGAANQAGEDNRNVARMALLLAGLPQEIGGVTVNRLCASGLQAIMDASRAITSGDGEVYIAGGVESMTRAPFVMAKAETAFARTAEIYDTTIGWRFVNEKLSALHYPFAMGETAENVAERYNISRALQDEFAHSSQTKYQAAADAGKFKDEIVPVPVPQRKAEPVIFDTDEHPRLSSIEKLNALSPAFKKGGTVTAGNASGINDGAAACLVVSEEMVKRLNLQPMARVVATAVAGVDPAHMGMGPVPATMKALKRAGLTINDIGLAEINEAFAAQAIPCMQQLDIDPALVNVNGGSIAIGHPLGASGTRISATLLHEMKRRSNVQYGLATMCVGVGQGAAIIYEKL
- a CDS encoding DUF4293 domain-containing protein; the protein is MIQRIQTVFLFLVVVAMVSMLFLPLWSKTDATTNETVVLTAWNLKSHFLNAQGESASAGDIPSRGTIAIGLLAIAAAVIALYEIFQFKSRLNQMKLGLLNSLLLAATLGTTFYYATYVGNDMVQANNSGDYHAGFFMPVLGLLLNALANRFIKRDEDLVRSVDRLR